In Nicotiana tabacum cultivar K326 chromosome 10, ASM71507v2, whole genome shotgun sequence, the DNA window GGGACACATACATAGAAGGGTCTTTAtgttcatgttttgatttttgggCATGATAAttttccctatgaagaaggctaggatccacaccagactaGCCATGGTGACCAAGACTTTAATGGAGGGTATTGATGGACAAACTTTCAGCATAGTACCCATGATTGTTGCTGAAATATACCGGGctttggaaaagtgtcaacaaggagctccgcactttgaagggtgcaacttgttacTTCAACTTTGGCTCATAGAACACCTTCAGAAATGCGACTACAGTCAGGAAATCATACGCGGGGATTGGGATGACCATATAGCTTTTCATCACCCAAAGCAAATGAACTTTATGCCCAATATGTTTGCTCATCCAGAAGACGCCAGTGGATGGGTAGAGCTGCTTGAGAATCTGAAAGAAGAGCATGTACAATGGATGTATGAGTGGTTCCCAACCGGGGAATTTATTGTTCGATCTCGGGATGCACCGTTCCTTATACTCATTGACTTGAGAGGAActtacccttatgtccctcttcgAGCTATGAGACAAGCAGGGAGGAaacaaatcataccaagggtcgacaagatgagtcacttcagaGCCGACTTTCAGGATGATGATAGCCCACACAGGTgtcaagctcagcacatgtggcactgcaagctTGTTTTGGGAAGGGAATCCCTCgaaccagacaggtatcatgccggaTGTGTGCCGCACTATTTGGGTTGGTTGGAGGATGATCACATTGGTTTGGGTCACCCAGGGTTTGTCCATGGTCATAGGCTTATTGATGAAAAgactatagcaaaggttaactaCAATCAACTGCACAAAAGGATGCGAGAATGTGAGAACGAGCACCGGGAAATACAGGAAGCCCGCGAGAATCTGATCAACGagtggaaggatatggctgtcaaCGCCAACAACCGGCTGGGGTATCTGGAATGAGGCTTAGTGGAATTGGAAGGTAAATTTATGAAGAGGATCGACGATTGTCAGAATGCTGAGGGTAATGAAGGTGGGCACCTGGCCCGAGCTtacttgctgctgggactgcGTGAGCTGGTGCAGCTGTACGAGGGAGGCAAGAATACCGGATCTGGGGAAGGTCCGTCTGgaaccaagtagttaggagtcttttattttgcttctaatgatgtaataaggccgttggccactagtgacattttattttccattatttagCGTCGCTTTGgagtcattttattttttatcaataaaatgaggcatttagaattataagttctccaagttaatttgtcgctaggcctacctcaggcacaatgaggcacccaaattaggacgcgatttatactcttgcacaatgtgtttaaatattgcaacattttcttctcacaacccgcactaacttgttacattttttgtttttctttaattttattcccctccctaaaggttagttcgtgcattctggcaccatcagcatactcaacaagatccaagggccctctacctcctcctcctccgcgTCCTACCAGAAAtaggaacaaaggcaaaatgggagATACCAGTGCTAGAAAGGAAATCGAGGAAACCTCTCAGAACGCTTCAATCACTAAGGAAACTGCTGCTCATCTTGAGCAAACTTTGCTGAGATttcaagaagaattggaacaagttcgaaacCTGGCAAGTCTGTTAATCAGTCTTGTCGCTGCTGATGCCAACAACCAGAACCATACTACACCACCACCAGCACAACCCGCTCATACCCAAGCCTGCAACACCTGCAACAATACTCCATTGCTCATTCCTGAACCCCAAAACAACACAAACGACCAGAACGCTCCCATCTTTGTGGACACTGTACCCCACTATGCCCAGCCTATCTCAGATACACCTGAATCAGACAGCAAAGACTCCCTCATTCAAAATTTAGCTGCTGAGCTCAAGAGGTTAACCAGCCGGGTCCAGGGTGTCGAAGATAGCAAAGGtgtagaaggtttgaactatgaagatctttgtgTTCAGCCAGATGTCGAACTCCCAGAGGGGtataaacctcccaagttcgaaatgttcaacggtacaggtgatcccagggtccaTCTCAGAAtgtattgtgataagctggtagGAGTCGGAAGGGACGAGaagatccgcatgaagctgttcatgaggattCTGAAGGGTGACACATTATCGTGGTATATTAGCCAAGATGCGAAGAAATGGATAAGTTGGGTGAAtatggcgtccgatttcatggaccggttcaggttcaatattGAGAACGCACTAGATGTGTTTTATATccaaaatctgaagaagaaaccCACAGAGACCTTTCGCGAGTATGTTACTCGTTGGAGGACAGAAGCCGCTAAGGTCAGGCCAGCCTTGGAAGAAGAGCAGATGAATaggttctttgtccgggctcggGACCCGAAATACTACGAGAGGCTGATGTTGATAGAGGGTCAaaagttctccgacatcatcaaattgggagaaagGATCGAAAAAGGTATCAAGAATGGTATGGTCACTAATAAGCATTgaaggccaccaacaaggctttacagtctggtggcacgtcaaAGAAAAAGGACGTGAATTCCGTGATGGCTGTGCAAAGAAACAATTCCCCTATGAAATACCAATCATACCCCTCAACCCCACTCACATACCAACCTTCCCTAAACTACCAAGCACCATCACCCACCTACCAAAttccaccacccgtttaccaatcatctccacctcccttATATCAATCCACTttacccagatactctcaacctgcacctgtttaccaaacctataatgcccAACtctctcactaccaatcacctcccactcgccaaaatttccctagacctagaccaaattttgaccgcagacctcccaggcAATATACAGCCATCGTTGAGCCAATTGACCAACTCTATGAAAAACTCAAAGCAGCAGGTTACGTTACCCCTATTCCAGCcgtaactccagaaaatccttcccaatGGATCAACCCAAACAAGACTTGCGCATACCATTCCGGGATGAAGGGCCATACCATCGACGAGTGTcgctcgttgaaagacaagattcagaacCTGATTGACAATAAGATCATTATAGCAAATAAGCCCactcctaatgtccgcaacaaccccctgactgaccacaagggtggagaCATCCATATGATCGAGATTGAAGATGATTGGGACCCCGAGGGGTTAATCGGTTTGATAGTTGAAGGAGACGAACCTAAGAAGCCAGCAGTTACTCTCAATCCCATTGTTGTTCAGATTCAGCCCTCTAAAGGCGATGTGGTAAATGTGTCCGTACTGCTCGAGTTTGAAGCACCTTCCGCAAAGGCGCCAAAACGGATTGAGGTTGAGTTCGGAATTCCAAAGGTGCCTCCACCTGTCGAAGTTACTGTGTTACCTCCTAAGGTGCCTATTCCGGTCTCCATGACAGACGTGACCCCGTTCAAGACAAATgttataccttgggattacaccgCTGAGGCTAGAAGGAAAGGAAAGACATATACCGGGGAAGCAATTGCCGCACAGGGCATGACTAGGACAGGCAGGGTATATACCCCGGAGCACTTGGCTGAGTCCAGCAAGCAAGCCTCCGGGAGGGTTGTTGAAACCGGACccgatgacctttggagaaaggtACAGGCCAAAGAGTACTCAGTCGTCGAGAAACTGAACAAAACGCCAGCACAGATTTCTATTCTGGCTCTTCTGCAAAGCTCTGAGGCACATAAAAATGCCTTAATGAAAATACTGAGTGAAGCTTATATTCCCAGCAACATAACAGGAGGCGAAATGGAAAACATGGTGGGGCaagtactggaaagccacaagatcaccttccacgaggatgaattaccaccagaaggtcttggtcacaacaaagcattgcacatcactgcGCAATGCGAGGATCACTTTATCAGCAGGATTTTAGTCGACGGGGGATCcaacctcaacatttgtccattgataACTCTCAGGACATTAGGTAAGGGATTGCACGAGGTCAAAGACGGGGCTATCAGTGTCAAAGCTTTTGATggatctcagaggtccaccattggagaAATTAGCCTATGCCTACAGATGGGACCCACCTGGTTTGATGTCGAGTTCCAAGTCATTGACGTACCAGCATCCTATAATTTGTTGCTAGGACGACCCTGGTTCCAcgccgctggggctgtagcatcaacttTGCATCAAGCtataaaatttgaatggaatcatcaggaagtaatcattcatggcgacggtagcaaccctatatacagtcgccaaaccattccAATGATCGGAGGCAGAAAAAGGATAGGAGGAGAAACGTACCACCACATCGAGCGGGTCAATGCTATAGACAAAGACAAGTGGTGGGATAGCAAGATCGAAAGCATCCTGAATTGGAGCGGGTATGAACCCGGAaaaggacttggcaagaacctacAAGGTATCACCAAACCTATCCAGCTGAAGAAGCACGGTACCACTTTTGGcctagggtatgagtacacttgggaggagttcaaccactGGTCACCTCTATGGCGCGGACCATACTATCCGCTAGAGCACCCTATACCTCAGTTGGAGCAGACTGTTCAGCCATCCGACACTTGTACGGATCAGAGGAAGACGAGGCACTAGCAGCAATAAAGAACCTGTCTCTGGAagatgatatggattgttgtgttatcTTCGAGGAGGAAGGCGCTTCCATTGAAGCCGTGAACCAAGGGGAATGCCTCACCAATTGGTCGGTCAGGACCACCAGTGCCCGTACATCTtcagggtagcaaggctgaacgaGCATCATGCATCGcatctttattttcttagttGCTTTTTCCTTTCTACATTGTCTTTACTTTCCAAAAGAGCTCTGATGTCTCGAACGATTATGAATTTCAATCaaaacatttcaaattcattataTATTGCACTCTTATTACTTTTCTCTATCATTTACTTTGTTTTACACAGCGTTACTCTTACATatcttgatgatgaaccaacaactgtgacttgcaacgaggcaatgcaacaaacggatatagattcagaagaggatgatatactagAAGAGGTTGTCAGAGAGGTCAAAaactttgagaatagacctaagtctaATCTAGATGAGACCAAAGTCGTTAATTTGGGTGATACTGAGAATGTAAAGGAAACACGTATCAGTGCACATttgtcgccatcagaaaagaaagagtacacagagttcctaaaagagtataaggatatctttgcatggtcttatgacgATATGACTGGCCTCAGCACATCCATCgtagctcacaagttgccaaCAGATCctacatgtccgccggtaaagcagaagctcaggaagttcaagccagacatgactttgaagattaaagaagaggttactaagcaagtcaaagccagggTTCTCAGGGTGGTAGAATAtctgacatggttagccaatatcgtgccggtaccaaagaaggatgggaaggttagagtctgtgtcgactaccgggatctcaaccgggccagtcccaaagacaactttcctttgccgaatatacacatcttgatcgacaactgcgccaagcatgaactgcagtcattcgttgattgttttgctgggtaccATCAgatattgatggatgaagaagatgcagaaaaaataacgtttatcacgccatgggggaTGTACTGTTATAGAATGATGCCGTTTGGATTGAAAA includes these proteins:
- the LOC142165021 gene encoding uncharacterized protein LOC142165021, with the protein product MGDTSARKEIEETSQNASITKETAAHLEQTLLRFQEELEQVRNLASLLISLVAADANNQNHTTPPPAQPAHTQACNTCNNTPLLIPEPQNNTNDQNAPIFVDTVPHYAQPISDTPESDSKDSLIQNLAAELKRLTSRVQGVEDSKGVEGDPRVHLRMYCDKLVGVGRDEKIRMKLFMRILKGDTLSWYISQDAKKWISWVNMASDFMDRFRFNIENALDVFYIQNLKKKPTETFREYVTRWRTEAAKVRPALEEEQMNRFFVRARDPKYYERLMLIEGQKFSDIIKLGERIEKGIKNGMVTNKH